The following is a genomic window from Sinorhizobium fredii NGR234.
CCGAGCCTGGAGGCGCTTGGCTTTATCCGCCGCATCAAGGCAATCAGGGACCACATGCCAGTCGCCGCTTTTACAAACGGACCGAGAAAAGATCTCAGCAGTTGCCCCGGCACTCTCGGAATCGACGTCGTCATATGCAGTCCCTACGATCCTCGCCGGCTGCTCGCGTTCCTGAAGGGCGTTCAAGCGAACTTGCCATACGACTCAGGCCCGGCAGCCTCAGGCGAGCAGATATATCGGCACGCGGATATCGTGATGAACGTCTCCCGGATTCGGGTCACGCGAAACGGACGCATCGTCAGCCTTACCGCATTACAGTTCAGATTGCTTCTGCGTCTCATGAAGATGCCCGATGTCGTCCACAGTCGTGACGACCTCATCGCCGCGGGATGGCCACGCGAGGCCGAAGTCGAACCCCGAACCGTCGATATCCACATCGGTCACATCAGGCGCGCGCTGAACCAATATGGACCTGATGTTATCCGTACCGTACGGTCCATTGGCTACTCGCTCAAGGGGTCATTGCGCTAGGGGAAATTGAGCGTTTTCCAATCTCGGCCGGGTAGCGCCTTGCTCGCTCACAGATAGCCGCAAGGCGCACCCTCTGGATGGATGTACTGCTAGATCAAACGGTTTCTAAGCCGTAGGAATACCTCAAACCAGAAGCCGTAATCGCGGTGTCGGCGTTCGCCTCGAGCGCACAATAGGCGGCCGCCGTTTGCGGCTTCGCTGCCATAGAGGTCGATCGCAGCCTCAACCACTTCCTGTTGGTGTTTCTGCCAGAATCCGTCTTTCCGGGGGCCTTGCTCCCCGAGGGCGGGATTGCCAAAAATTTTGGACAAGCTGAACCTCCTACTGTCCGGCGCAGGGGATCAAGGGGTTGCCGGGCGTTGGAACTCAGCTTTCGCGAGCCACGGAACCCATTCGGTTCTCATAGTGCCGTCCCTGGCGAATGTGTCCTGCTGAAACGGGTACAGAACGGCATAGCTTACTTGCCGTTTTTATCCGCCTGCATGCGCAATTGTTCGGAGCCGAACGAAATGTCTCCTCGCGGTTTCATACTCGTCAGTCGGACTGAGCGGCTTTGGCGTCGCCAATAGTTCATCGTCCAACTCGTAGAGAATGATCCCTTCCTTGCGAATATCGACGAAAAAATATCGGCCTTCCCGCAGAGCGGTATTCACCTCGCGACGTGAATGGACAAAACTCACCGGCGTTTCCACGCCCAGGAGCCGAAGCTGCCGGTCCTGAGCCTTGTGCCGATAAGCGGCAAAGTCCGTCAGCTTTCTGCGGTTCACGACGATCAGCAGATCGTAATCCGATTTATATCCCTTCTTCGTGTGCGGCTCGTCGACCCATGTGCCTCGGGCATAAAGACCCGAAGAGTATCCGGCCCCGCTTCTCGTTCCCTCCTTGAGCGCATCCTCGAATTCCTCGTGCAAGACTTCGACGATACGCGAGCTCGCGCTGCTTTCGGTGCGGAAGATGGTCGAGGCTGGTCTTCATCGGTTCTGGCGTGTTCCCTGAAATCATTGAGCATGCATAGAGAACCCGGTGCGCCGAATCCACAGAGTGGTATCGTGCGCCCTGATCGAGTTAAATGTTGCAACAAAATATGGGGAGGAAAAGAGAAATTTTTGCATTTATACAGATATTATTGCGTAAACCATCAAATCCAGGGGGTTACCTTAATGCTGTACCTGTATTATTTCGGATTTTTGTGACATCAAAGCTCGGAAAAGCAGTGAAGGGACCGCTTGGTTGGATGAAGGCTCTGCTATGAAACCTTTGGTCCTGATTTGCTCGAACAATGCAAACTTTTATGTGTTGCTGGCGCACATCCTCGTGCGGGAGGGCTTCCAGGCGGCACTGGTCAGCGAGGATGAGGTCGTGGATTGGGCCACGGCCAAACAGGTCACCGCCATCATCTTGGATTCGGCGGAAGATTCTGGCAGGACCTTGAGAACATGTGCTGCAATAAAGACCTCGGGCGCGGCTTCACGCATTCCGACGATTGCTCTGGTTTCATCAGGGGATGAGCGATACTACCTCGCGCTGCTGAAGGCGGGAATTGACGAAAACTTCGTGCGCCCGGTCTCGCCCGCACGGTTGTTGGCGTATCTTTGTTCTCTGCCAAGGCACGGAACGAATGATACGCGGCCGATCGATCCCAGTCGGGAACCAGTAAGGACCTTCGGCCCGTTGAGATTGGAGCGCGGGCGCCGTCTCGTCGGATATGGCGATAAGGAAACTCAATTCGGTCCCATCGAGTTCAATCTTTTGCAGTGCCTTTTGGAGGCACCAGGCCGAGTACGCAGCCGCCTTGAACTGATCGAGGCGGCGTGGCCACCCAATCGCTATGCGCAGCCACGCACTGTGGATGTACATATCGGCCGCTTGCGCCGGGCGCTCGAGCGCCTGACCGGCCGCCCCCTTATTCGCACAATCCGGGCGACGGGCTATGCCCTCGATATAGATGAAAGTTAGAACTGAGTCCGGAAAGTTTAAATTCCGCATGTCGGTTTCACAATGCACGAATATGAAAGTCGAATTTGTAGAAAATTGCCGATATTTTCAAATAAAATCTGGAAATATTCGCAGATACTTTGTTGAATTCGGCGATCAACAAAATAAATCTCCCGGTATATTCATCTGCAAACATCGGGAGATTTTAGGATGGCAGGCGAAGCACCGTGGCAGGGAGGCTCTGGGCGCTCGAGTGCCCAAAGGAACACCGCTGGCTTGATCGAATACGCCCGAAGCCATTTCGATGCCGCGCACTTTCAGGGTTTGATGGCGATTTATGGGCGTCCCCTTGAGGATCGTGCCGTAGCGCTTGCCCACGACCGCGAGCGTCGGGTGGTCGACTTCGTGCGTTGCTCCTACCTCGGGTTGGACAACCATCCGCGGATCGTTGCAGGTGCCGTCGAAGCGCTGAAAGCATACGGGACACTTCATTGGTCATGCGCAAGAACGCGCCTCAATTTCTCGATCCTCGGCGACCTGGAAGTAGCCCTGTCGGAGTTGTTCGATGCGCGGGTGATTACCTATACCACGGTGCTTGCGGCAAACATGAGCGCTTTGCCGCTGATCGCTTCCGGACATCTGACCGGTGGTGTAAAGCCGGTGATGGTATTCGATCGCTTCGCCCACGCGACGCTCGCCTTTCACAAGGCAACCGTTGCCGCCGAAACCCGGGTCGAGACCATCGCCCACAACGATCTCGATGCGCTCGAGATGCTCTGCCGCACCAACCGAACCGTCGCCTTTGTTTGCGACGGCGTCTATTCGATGGGCGGAAGCGCCGACATCGAGCGACTGCGGTGGCTGCAGGAACGCTATGGTCTTTTTCTCTACATTGATGACGCACATGGGATATCGATTTTCGGCAAGCATGGTGAGGGCTTTGCGAGATCGAAAGCTGGCGGCCCTTTGGGCGAGCAAACCATAGTTGCGGCCTCGCTCGGCAAGGGCTTCGGCGCCTCAGGCGGCCTGGTCATGCTGGGGACCGCGCGGCAAGAGGAGTTGTTTCGAAGGTTCGCGGTGGCTCATGCGTTTTCGGCGTCGCTGAACGTAGCAGCCATCGGCGCAGCACTGGCATCGCAGGAATTGCATCGGACGGAAGAACTTCAAGAGCTACAGCAGACTCTGCGTGAGAGAACCGCTCTTTTCGATAGCCTTGTCCCAACGGGCCAGCGAGGCGCTCCCATGCCGATCCGGACCCTGGAAATAGGTGATGAACTCACGGCCATTGGAGCTGCTCGCGCGTTGCTCGATCGCGGCTTCTATACGTCGGCGATCTTCTTTCCCACCGTTGCCAAGGGAAGGGCAGGGCTGCGGTTGTGCCCGACGGCCGGCCACTCCGTGGACGAAATCCGCGCTCTGGGCAGCGCGCTCCATGACGTTCTTTCAGAAATTGGTGGCACCCCGGTTCCGTAAGTGCGCGCGCCGACGTGCCTGACAAACCCAAATAGCCCGAGGGAGCCAATATGCGCGAACTGGTCTTCGAGTGCTGCGTTTTGCTAGAGAATCCGACGCGCTTTGTCGAGCAAATGCGCCTAAGGCTTGCCGGATTCCATGAGTCCACGATCGATCATGGGGTTGAAGAAACCTTCATGTTTTGTGATGGTTACGCAACTGCTCGAGCTACGGACAGTGCTGTTTTAATGCGGGTCGTGGCGAAAGACCTCGTTTTTTCCCACGCCATTAGAATAGCCTTCGAGGAAACCATGCTTTACATCATCCCATCGGCGCCTGAGAAAGTTGTCTGGCGGTAACTGTAAGTGCCATTCGTCTGCCGACATTAAGGCAGGTTAGGGTTTCCGGAGAACGAAACAAAGCCGATGGCTTGTCGCGATCCTGCCTCAGAAGTGCCGCGACGCTTCTTTAGACCGCGCCGCGCGCCCGGGAATGGCCAATAGGGTTCGTTTTGAACTACATTTCTGTATCTCCGGGAACAACTCTTCCGAGCGAACTTTGAAAAATTAAGCCGGCATGATTTAAGCTGCCGAACAAGAGCTTGAATGAGCATCCTGCATCCCCCGGTGCGCCCGCGCCGGATTCCATCACGAAGGCCGCCGCGGCGGCCGAACATGCCGACCGGGAGACATTGGCCAGTGCCTGAACCTATAACAATATCGAATGGCAGGAATGTCGATCCCGCCTCTGCCCTGCGCAGCTGCCGGAGCGCCTTCGTGGGCGTCGGCGTCGCCAGTGCGCTCGTCAATATCCTCTACCTCACCGGTTCGTTCTTCATGCTCGAGGTCTATGACCGGGTGCTGCCGAGCCGCAGCATTCCCTCGCTGATTGCGCTTTGCCTGCTGGCCCTGCTGCTCTATGCCTTCCAGGGTGCCTTCGAGCTGATCCGCGGCCGCATGCTGGTGCGCATCGCCGGCGCGCTCGACGAGAGTCTCAGCGGCCGCATCTATCGGGCGGTGGTGAGGGCTCCGTTGAAGCTCCGGATGCAGGGCGATGGGCTTCAGGCGCTGCGCGACTTCGATCAGGTTCGCGCGTTCCTTTCGAGCGCCGGGCCGTCGGCGTTGTTCGACCTGCCTTGGCTTCCTTTCTATGTCGCCATCTGCTTCCTGTTCCACCCGGTCATCGGCTTCGTGGCGATCGGCGGCGGACTGATCCTGACGCTTCTCACCTATCTCACCAATCGCGGCACCCAGGCGCCGGCCAGGAAAGCGTCCGAGGCGGGCAGCCTGCGCAACGCCTTCGCCCAAGCCTCGCAGCGCAATGCCGAGGTCGTCCAGGCGATGGGCATGACCGGCCGGCTCGCCGAGCTCTGGGAGCGCCGCAACGCCGAGTTCCGAGAGGAGAACAGGCGGACATCCGACATCGGCAATGGCTATGGGGCGCTTTCCAAGGTGTTCCGCATGGCGCTGCAATCGGGCGTGCTCGCCGCGGGCGCCGTCCTGGTGATCGAGGGGCAGGCTTCCCCCGGCATCATCATCGCCGGCTCGATCCTCACCGCCAGGGCACTCGCTCCTGTCGAGCTCGCCATCGGCAACTGGCGCGGCCTCGTCCAGGCGCGGCAGAGCTGGCAGCGCCTTAAGGACCTGCTGAAGGCGTTGCCGGAGGCCGAAGCGCCGCTGGCGCTGCCGGACCCGCACGAGCGCCTGAGCGTCGAAGGACTGGCGAGCGGACCTCCGGCGGCGCAGCGGCTGATCTTCACCGATATCAATTTCACGGTCCGCGCCGGCAGCGCTCTCGGCGTCATTGGGCCGAGCGGCTCGGGCAAGTCGTCGCTGGCGCGCGCCATCATCGGCGTCTGGCCTGCCTATCGCGGCTCGGTGCGCCTCGACGGGGCCGCGCTCGACCAGTGGGATAGCGACGCGCTTGGGCGGCATATCGGCTACCTGCCGCAGGACGTGGAGCTTTTCGCCGGGACCGTGGCGCAGAATATTTGCCGCTTCGCCGAGAATGCGACGTCGGAGGCGATTGTCGCTGCCGCCAAGGCGGCGCGCGTCCATGAGCTTATCCTTCGCCTTCCGAATGGCTTCGATACCGAGATCGGCGAGGGCGGTGCGGCCGTTTCGGCCGGCCAACGCCAGCGTATCGCACTTGCCCGCGCCCTTTACGGCGATCCCTTCCTCGTCGTCCTCGACGAGCCGAATTCGAATCTCGATGCGGAAGGCGAGCAGGCGCTCGGCGAGGCGATCATGAATGTGCGCGGTCGCGGCGGCATCGTCGTGGTCATCGCCCATCGGCCGAGCGCGCTTGCGAGCACCGACCTCGTCCTGATGATGAACGAGGGGCGGCTGCAGGCTTTCGGCCCGAAGGAGGAAGTGCTTGGTAAGGTTCTAAGGCAGCAACAGACGGATCGCCCGTCGCCGCTGAAGATCGTCTCGGAAGGCCAGGAGATTAAGCAATGAGCGGTAGCACGCAACAGATATCGGGTGCGCGCCGCTCGCTTTCGCGTCACATGATTGGGGTCTCGGTCCTCGCGCTCGCCCTCGTCGCCGGCGTCGGCGGCTGGGCGGCGACGACGGAGCTGTCGAGCGCGATCGTCGCCGGCGGCGTGGTCGTCGTCGACGACAACGTCAAGAAGGTCCAGCATCTGACCGGCGGCATCGTCGGCGAGCTCAAGGTCAAGGAGGGCGAGCGTGTCGAGGCGGGCCAGGTGCTGATCCGGCTCGACGGCACCACTGTGCGGGCGAACCTGGCGATCGTCGAAAGCACGCTGGCGCAGCTTTATGCGCGCCGCGCCCGGCTCCAGGCGGAGCGGATTGGTGCTGAGTCGTTCGACATCGACAAGGACGTCGCGTCCCTGATCTCCGGCGCTGCGGCAACGAAACTCGTCGACGGCGAACAGAGGCTGTTTGCCAGCCGGCGCACCGCGCTGCTCGGAATGAAGGGGCAGCTCCAATCGCGCAAGGCGCAGCTGGCCGATGAGATCGAGGGCCTGACCGTGCAATTGAAGGCGATCGAGGATGCCTTGACGCTGATCGCCGAGGAATTGACGGGCGTCGACTCGCTCTATGGGCAGGGCCTCGTGCCGATGCAAAGGGTGACGACCTTGAAGCGGCAGCGGGCGGAACTCGAGGGCGATCGCGGGCGGCACATCGCCTCGCGTGCTCAGGCGCGCGGCAAATCCAGCGAAATCGACCTGCAGGTCCTGCAACTCGACGAGGACCGGCGCACCGAGATCTCCAAGGAACTGACCGATGTCGAGGCGAAAGTCGCCGAGTATGAGGAGCGGCGCACGGCGACGACCGACCAGTTGCGGCGGCTCGACATCACCGCGCCCCTGCCGGGCCGCGTCTATCAGCTGGCCGTCCACACGGTGAATGGCGTCGTCAATCCCGGCGAGACGCTGATGCTCGTGGTGCCGGAGGCCGACGATCTTACCGTCGAGGCGCGGGTCGCGACCCATGATATCGACCAGATCCATGTCGGCCAGCCGGTCGAGATCCGCTTCAGCGCCTTCAATCAGCGCACGACACCGGAGGTCGAGGCGGAGGTGGTGACCGTCGCCCCGGACCTCGTCAGTGACGAGCGGACCGGCGCCAGCTACTACCCGCTGCGCATTCGCCCGAAGCCGGAGAGCCTCGCCAAGCTCAAGGGGCTCTCCCTCTATCCCGGCATGCCGGCCGAGGTGTTCATCAAGATCGCCGATCGGACCGTCATTTCCTATCTGGCAAAGCCGCTCACCGACCAGATGCGGCACGCATTCCGCGAGGATTGAGACTGTCGCGGGGCACCGGGCCGGCGCGCTTCGGCGCCGGCAAGCGAGGTCGGCCGTAGCGTCTGAGCGCGCCGCCACCCGGTGCGGTTCGGCCGAATCATCCGGTTCTGACAGCTTAAGTCCCCGCGGGCATTTTCGTGATTGGACTTCGCGTCCGGTTGGAGTCAGTTTTATTAGGCGTATGAGGTGGAATGGGGGACCAACTAAGGTGATTAGGAGGTCACAATGAAGCACCATGCAATCGAAGAACTGCAAGGCGTCGCCGAGGTCAAACAAGACCTTCCACGCCGCTCGCTGTCGCGGACCGAGCGCCTGGAGCGCTGGGCGGAACTCCTGGAGCGCAGCCCGCACAGACGGCTTTCGACATTGCACGAGACCGAGTATCAGCCGGCGCATGTCCGCGCAACGATGCGTGGCGACGGCACCCCGATCTCCGTTGCATTCGAGGACCCGGTCCTTCGGACGGCTGGCATGGACAATGACAGCTACGGCGAGGCGAAGCGGTTTTTCGAACTGAGTGACGAGCAATTGCACAAGGTCATCTGCTATTGCCATTTCGGCGCCACGGTCAGTGCGTCGACGGCGGCACGTCACATTCGCGCGATGCTTGTCGAAAATCAGCCGGGGCTTTTTGCTCGCCTGCGCCAGATATTCTTTGGCTAGAGCATCCCGCTTTCAAGTGGAATCACTGAAAGCGGATGAGATGCTCTAGAATCAAAGTGTTAGAGCGTCCTTTGTGCGTTCATCTGAACGCACGGCGCTCTAGTTGCATGTTTCCTTGGGCCTGACCGATTGAAGGACAAAAACATGCAGCGGTTCAAAGTGCTACAGCGTCCTTAGTGCGTCTGAAAAGGCGCACGCCGCTGTAGGGCAAGCGACGTCACCACGGCTCGCGGGTGGCGGCCCGCTCAGCGGGCCGCGGAGAGGGAGTGTTTGCTGGCCGTTCGCCCCGTAACGGCATGACCGGCAATGCCTTCGATTTGACGAATGTCTCCAAGGAGCTGGGGACGCGAAGCGGGGGAGCCACTTCGCCGCTGCGGCGCGCCTTGCGTCTTCGGGCGCGAGGGACGCGGGAGCGGCGAAGTGTGCGGCAGCAACCTCACATCTTACCCGCGCCTGGTCGCGGACGACTCGCATTCGGCCCGCTCCAAGCGCTATGTCAGAAATCGGCGACCTTGCCCCAGGCCGATCCGTTCAGCCGGTCGGGGTGGTAGGGTTTCGGCTCGACGATCGGCGGCTCACCCGTCACGAGGTCGGCGACGAGGTGCCCGGCGCCGGGACCGATGCCGAAGCCATGGCCGCTGAAGCCGGCGGCCAGCATGAGGCCGGGCAGCGAGCCGACCTCGCCGATCGCCGGCACCCCATCCGGGGTGCTGTCGATATAGCCGGCCCAGGCGGCGCTGACCGGCAGCTTCTGGAGCGCCGGCAGGAGCGCCCGGGCTCGCTCCAGAGTCAAGCGTATCTGCGCCTGGTCGGGGCGGGGATCGAGGATGCGGTTGAATTCCATCGGGGTCGGCCTGTCGAGCCGCCAGCGCTGAAGTGTCTCATGGCCGGACTTCCAGCCTTCGAGGCCGCCGGGCGCAAGGCTCCGCCAGCGCCGCGCGAACATCGGCACGAAATGCCGGGCAAAGCGCATCTGCTGCGGCGTCGGATCGACCCGGGCGCGGCCGCTGATCGCCAGCGTATAGCCGCCGTCGCCACGCCGCGTCGCCGAGACCGCGGCCGTATGCAGCGCCGGCGGCAGGCCCTCGGCACCCGGCGCAACCGAGAGGATCGACGCGCGGATCGAGGCCTGCGGAAAGCGGATGCTGAGCTGCCGGCAGAACGACGAGGCCCAGGCCCCGCCGGAAAGCACCGCAACGCGGGTGCGGATCGTGCCGGCTTCGGTGACGACGCCGCTGACGCGCCCCGCCTCGAGTTCGATGCCACGGGCGGCGCACATCTGGTGGACGGTGCCGCCGAGCTTCATGACGGCGCGGGCGACCACCGGTGCTGCCCGGGCGGGGTCGGCGGTCCCGTCGGTCGGCGAAAAGACGCCGCCCTTCCAGCGGCGGCCGGTCGCCAAAGCCTTTTCACTCGCCTGTGCGCCATCCAGCATATGGGTCGTCACCGCGACGCTGCGGGCGAAATCGCCCCAGCGCGCCCAGCCGGCAAGCTCGCTGTCGTCATTGCTGAGATAGAGCAGGCCGCAGCGCCGAAAGCCGGTATCCTCGCCAGTTTCCGCGGCGAAATCCTCCCAGAGCGACAGGCTCCTGGTCGCCATCGGCAGTTCGCGGGCGTCGCGGTTCTGCTGGCGGCACCAGCCCCAGTTGCGGCTGGATTGCTCGGCGCCGATCCGGCCCTTTTCGATGAGGGCGACCTTGAGACCGCGCCGGGCCAGATGGTAGGCCGCGAAAACCCCGACAATGCCGCCGCCGATGACGACGGCGTCGGCGCTCGCCGGCAGGGCAGGCGTCGTTTCGATCTGAAGAAGCGGGGCGGGCATCGACGGTCTCCAATCTATCGACCGGTATTCTAGCGATTCGGCGCCCGACGGACTGCCGCACATCGCTCAGTCGCAGCATATTATTTGGTTCGCTCGGTGCGCGGAGGAGTTTTATTCTGGAGCAAATTCCATAAACTTAACAGAGGATGGCGTGCCTGTTCCGCTTGCATGCGAGTATCCGCCGCATAAAATGCTGACCAGCGCAGACGGCCTCCGCGCCGCCGCCACGAATGGGAGAGCGCCGATGAAACTCGACCGGATCGACATCAAGATCCTCTACGAACTGCAGAAGAACGGCCGCATCACCAATGTCGAGCTTGCCGAACTCGTCAATCTGTCGCCGAGCCCCTGTTTGATGCGGGTGAAGAAATTGCAGGCCGAGGGATATATCGTCGGCTATTCGGCGCAGATCAACATCGCCAAGCTCGGCCAGACCCTGACGGTCTTCACGGAGGTGACGCTCAAGAACCACCGCCAGATCGATTTCGCCCGCTTTCTCGCAGCCGTCGAAAAGGTCGATTCCGTCGTGGAATGCCATCTGGTTTCCGGCGGCTACGACTATCTCCTGAAGTTCGTCACCGGCGGCATCGTCGAATATCAGACGATCATGGAACGGCTGATCGACATGGATGTCGGCATCGATAAATATTTCAGCTATGTCGTGCTGAAGTCACCGATCGTCAAATCGCACATGCCTCTGACCAGCCTGTTTCCGCATTAGGCCCCTGTTTCCGCATTAGGCCCCTGTTTCCGCATTAGGCAAAGAGGCCTACCTGACCGGCTTGCTGACGATTGGAACCGGCTTGGAGGCACTCTTCCCGTCAGCAGCGCGATCGCGGCCGGAGGCATGTGTCTCTCTTTGGCGACTCTCGGCGCGAATTCTTTCTTCGTTAGCTTTCATCGGATAAAATTTTATGTGAGCGTTAGAAAACGCGAGTCTAGGATGGCCCAGTGTTAAGGGGATGAATATTGATAGATCAAATTCAGTCACGACTTGGTCGCCTTTCGCCGTTGCTGTTGGCCGCACTCGTCCTGAGCGGATGCCAATCGGCTGCTTTCGACGACGTTGCGGCATTTGGCGATAGCGCCAAAACTCTCGAGGACGACTCGGCCGTCGCCTTCTACAAAAACGATGAACTGATCACGACCGGCAAGTTGCAGTTCAAGGAAAAGAACTACGGAAAATCCTACGCCATCTACAAACGTGCGGTTGCCGTTTTTCCGCAGGACCCTTCTGCTTGGCTCGGCTTCGCTGCCTCTGCCGACATGATCGGACGGTTCGACACGTCGGATCGCGCCTACCAGCAACTCTCCAAGATGATCGGCAACAGTCCGGTTTACTACAACAATATGGGGTATTCGCGTCTCCTGCGTGGCGACCTGCCGCGCGCACGCCAGTACTTTCTCAAGGCATACGAGCTCGACCCTGCGAACGAGACGACCGCGCGCAATCTCGAGCTGATGAAGAACAGCGTTAAATACGCGCAGCGGTAAGGGCCGGCAGGACTGCAGTAACTCAAAGTGCGACAGCGACCTTGTGCGTCTGAAAAGACGCACAAGGTCGCTGTCGCACTTTGTAATGCCGCCGATTAACCCTTGAACGGCTACAGACTGAGAACTGCTCAAGTTCTATCGCATGTTTCCTGTCACATGCCGCCGCTGCAACGGGCGCGTCCTCGCCGCCACGCGTGTCGCTTAGATCAAGATGATTTTAGGTCTGATCGACCCAAAAGCTTCGGCTATCGCACCTTCCGCAGGATCAACTTGCCTTCTGGCGAAATCGACCTTTCGTAACGCGGCAAGTTGGATGCGCCGCCCTCGGTCCCGATCGCGGGCAGGCTGCCGTCCTGGGGCTGCAGTTCCGTGGCGGCGGTCGTCAGCGAGGGCTCGAGGCGCTGCGTCGCCCCCTTGCCTGGAGCGCTCAGGATAACCGAACCGCCGGAACTCGGCAGACCGGAGCGCATCCCGCCATCCAGCTCCGAGACCGCCTTCTGCAGATTCTCGAGCCGCTGGCGAACGATAGCCAGCTCATCGGCCTCTGCGACCCTGGCGATGTTTCGGCTCTGTTTTTCGAGTTGCAGCTTCAACCCGTCGATCGAGCGCTTGACGCCTGCCAGTGCTTCGCGGCTGTCTCGGATGTCGGCCGCGTTCTTGGCCGTGTAGAGCAGGGTACCGGCGTTCAGCGGCAGGAACACCAATGCCAGGGCAATGAATGGCGTAGCCCGTTTTCGTACAGGCTCATCCGACTTTCGTTCGCGCCGTGCGTCGGGTTCGACCTCGATATTCGCCATTTCGACCATTCCCTCACTTCGCCGCAAGCCGGGCCGTGGCCCTCGAACTGCCAACCCCCGAGACGTCGGGGCCGATTTTTGCCGAGGCAAGCGCCCCGCCTCAATAGTCTTGGGACTTCTACGTCGCCCAACCGCTAGTCCGCCGTGAAGACGCCTTCCCACGCCCGTTCCAGCATGCCTAGCGACGCCACCTTCTGCAACCCGTTGAACGCGCAATAGGATCCGATGAAGTCGAGTAGATACTTGGGATGGTAGCATGAGCCTAGTGATTCGCCACCGTATTTGCGATCGTAGAACAGTTCCAGATCCGCCAAAGACATTTCTACTGCCACGCCTCGCGCATAGGCCTCGAATATCCGGATATATTCTTCTCGCGAGGGATTGTTAACGAATATTTTATATTTCAGCCGCCGCAATCCAGCCTCGTCGGAAAGTTCCTTCGGGGCAATATTGGTCGAAAAGACAACGAGTTCGTCGAAGGGGACCTTGAACTTCTTCCCGGTATGCAGGGTCAGGAAGTCGTAGCCGCGCTCGAGTGGCACGATCCAACGGTTGATGAGCGCCTGCGGCAGCACCTGTTGGCGCCCGAAGTCATCGATGATGAAGACGCCGCCGGAGGCCTTGAGATGCAGCGGCGCCTCATACACGGTCGAGCCTTCGCTGTAGGAAAGATCGAGAAGATCGAGCGTCAGCTCGCCGCCGGTCTTGATCACCGGCCGCCGGCATTCCACCCAACGCTGATCGGCTTTCGGATAGGAAGTCCCGGCCACCGACTGGTGAACGGCTTCGTCGTAGAAGCTGATGACGTAGCCGCCAACCTCGATGGCATAGGGCACCCAGATCGTCTGCTGGAACAGGCGCGAGGTGCGCTCGGCAATGCTGGTCTTGCCGTTACCCGGCGGGCCGTAAAGCAGAATGGATTGGCCGGAATTCATCGCCGGGCCCAGCTTCTCGACCAGCGACGGCGACAGCACGAGCCCCTCGAGGCTCGCGAAAAGGCCATCCTGGGTCACTCGCTCGTGATGAATGGACTGCAGGGCGATCTGGCGGCAGAAGGCGTCGAGCGAGACGGGCGCCGGCCCTACATAGGAGGATTGCCGGATCGCGG
Proteins encoded in this region:
- a CDS encoding NAD(P)/FAD-dependent oxidoreductase, which produces MPAPLLQIETTPALPASADAVVIGGGIVGVFAAYHLARRGLKVALIEKGRIGAEQSSRNWGWCRQQNRDARELPMATRSLSLWEDFAAETGEDTGFRRCGLLYLSNDDSELAGWARWGDFARSVAVTTHMLDGAQASEKALATGRRWKGGVFSPTDGTADPARAAPVVARAVMKLGGTVHQMCAARGIELEAGRVSGVVTEAGTIRTRVAVLSGGAWASSFCRQLSIRFPQASIRASILSVAPGAEGLPPALHTAAVSATRRGDGGYTLAISGRARVDPTPQQMRFARHFVPMFARRWRSLAPGGLEGWKSGHETLQRWRLDRPTPMEFNRILDPRPDQAQIRLTLERARALLPALQKLPVSAAWAGYIDSTPDGVPAIGEVGSLPGLMLAAGFSGHGFGIGPGAGHLVADLVTGEPPIVEPKPYHPDRLNGSAWGKVADF
- a CDS encoding Lrp/AsnC family transcriptional regulator; protein product: MKLDRIDIKILYELQKNGRITNVELAELVNLSPSPCLMRVKKLQAEGYIVGYSAQINIAKLGQTLTVFTEVTLKNHRQIDFARFLAAVEKVDSVVECHLVSGGYDYLLKFVTGGIVEYQTIMERLIDMDVGIDKYFSYVVLKSPIVKSHMPLTSLFPH
- a CDS encoding tetratricopeptide repeat protein, with translation MLLAALVLSGCQSAAFDDVAAFGDSAKTLEDDSAVAFYKNDELITTGKLQFKEKNYGKSYAIYKRAVAVFPQDPSAWLGFAASADMIGRFDTSDRAYQQLSKMIGNSPVYYNNMGYSRLLRGDLPRARQYFLKAYELDPANETTARNLELMKNSVKYAQR
- a CDS encoding ATPase AAA, producing MHSLDQVHEDMAPSLDARLPLAPMSVEDSGLEFSFLLRLAAKCATEQDTVTPSHLAERMKLPKVVINSLVKELVKLAYVEARGLAGEDVRSDIRYALSTKGMEYAHAAIRQSSYVGPAPVSLDAFCRQIALQSIHHERVTQDGLFASLEGLVLSPSLVEKLGPAMNSGQSILLYGPPGNGKTSIAERTSRLFQQTIWVPYAIEVGGYVISFYDEAVHQSVAGTSYPKADQRWVECRRPVIKTGGELTLDLLDLSYSEGSTVYEAPLHLKASGGVFIIDDFGRQQVLPQALINRWIVPLERGYDFLTLHTGKKFKVPFDELVVFSTNIAPKELSDEAGLRRLKYKIFVNNPSREEYIRIFEAYARGVAVEMSLADLELFYDRKYGGESLGSCYHPKYLLDFIGSYCAFNGLQKVASLGMLERAWEGVFTAD